GCGTTCGAGCGCCCGCCCACGCCTTCCACCGCGCGATCGATGTAGCCGGGCCCCCACTTGTCCGTGCCCTTGAAGAGCATGTGCTCCTGGAAGTGCGCGTAGCCGAGCTCGTCCGGCTTCTCGTAGCGCACGCCCACCCCGACCCAGAGGTAGACGGCGACGATGTCGGAGGCGCGGTGGTCCTGGTAGATGAGACGGAGGCCGTTCGGCAGCTCCGTGCGCGTGGGCGGCGGAAGCTCGCCGCGGGCCGCCGTCGCGGCGGGGTTCGCCGCGGGCAGGACGGGCGTTCCCGCCGGCTGGCCCGCGCAGCCGGCGAGCAGGGCGCAGAAGCCGAGGACGGCGCGCGCGCGCAGCCCGCGCCCGGACGAGGACCGGGGGATCACGCCGGGGATTATACCGTCACCGCGGCGCCGGTCACCGCATCTGCGGTATCGGAGGCGAGGAAGGCGACGACCCGCGCCACCGACGCCGTCGAGACCCAGCCGGAGCGATCGGCGTCGGGCATGGCCTTCCGGTTGGCCGGCGTGTCCATGGTGCTCGGCAGCACTGCGTTCACCGTGATGCCGTGCGCGCGCACCTCCTGGGCGAGCGCCTGGGTGAGGGTGATCACGGCCGCCTTCGAGACCGTGTAGGCGATGAAGCCGCCCTGGGGCGGGATCACCGCCCGGGAGGCGATGTTCACGATGCGGCCCCAGCGCGCCCGCGTCATCTCGGGCAGCACGGCGCGGCAGCCCACCACGGCGGTGGTGAGGTTGAGCGTCATCATGCGGTTCCACTCGGCCAAGGGCGTGGAGGCGAGGTCCCCGCCCGCGAAGCCGCCCACCGCGTTGACGAGCACGTCGACCCGGCGGTGCCGCGTGGCGATGTCACCCACGTACGCGTTGACGGCGGCCTCGTCGGCGAGATCGCAGGGCTTCATCTCGACCCGCGCGGCCTCCCCGGGGGCCAGGCGCGCCTGGAGCGCCGCCTGCTCGGCAGGAACCACGTAGGGCACGCAGACCCGGGCGCCGGCGCCGAGGAAGGCGAGGACCATGGACTGGCCGAGGGCGCCGGTGCCGCCGCTGATGACGACGACGCGATCGCGCACGATCAGGGCGCGGCAGGGAGATCGGGCAGCCGCCGGTGGGGCGGCGCGGCCGCGAGCTCGCTCATGCGCGCGGCGAGGGAGAAGTCCAGCTCGGTGAGCCCGCCCGCGTCATGGGTGTTGAGGTCCACGGTGACGCGGTTCCAGACGTTGAACCATTCCGGGTGATGCTCCAGGGCCTCGGCGGCCTGGGCCACCTCGGTCATGAATCCGAAGGCGGCCACGAAGTCGGAGAAGGTGAACTCGCGGTGTAATTTGCCTCCCTTGATGGTCCAGCCCGGGAGGTCGCGCAGGCGCGCGCTCACGTGATCCGCGGAGAGCTTCGGCGGCGCGGGCATGGCCCTAGCCCGCCGCCGGCGC
This Candidatus Methylomirabilota bacterium DNA region includes the following protein-coding sequences:
- a CDS encoding 4a-hydroxytetrahydrobiopterin dehydratase, with amino-acid sequence MPAPPKLSADHVSARLRDLPGWTIKGGKLHREFTFSDFVAAFGFMTEVAQAAEALEHHPEWFNVWNRVTVDLNTHDAGGLTELDFSLAARMSELAAAPPHRRLPDLPAAP
- a CDS encoding insulinase family protein, with the translated sequence MIPRSSSGRGLRARAVLGFCALLAGCAGQPAGTPVLPAANPAATAARGELPPPTRTELPNGLRLIYQDHRASDIVAVYLWVGVGVRYEKPDELGYAHFQEHMLFKGTDKWGPGYIDRAVEGVGGRSNA
- a CDS encoding SDR family NAD(P)-dependent oxidoreductase, with amino-acid sequence MRDRVVVISGGTGALGQSMVLAFLGAGARVCVPYVVPAEQAALQARLAPGEAARVEMKPCDLADEAAVNAYVGDIATRHRRVDVLVNAVGGFAGGDLASTPLAEWNRMMTLNLTTAVVGCRAVLPEMTRARWGRIVNIASRAVIPPQGGFIAYTVSKAAVITLTQALAQEVRAHGITVNAVLPSTMDTPANRKAMPDADRSGWVSTASVARVVAFLASDTADAVTGAAVTV